CGCGGCGGGGAGGCCTCGTAGCTGCAGTCGGTGTGCCAGGGGAACTCATTCATGGTTTCTGACCTGGCCTGGTGGTCGGGGCATTGGAAGACTGTTTGGCTGGGTCGGATATCCCAGTACCAGCCGCGGTGGGCGGAGTGGGTGATGGGAAGACCGTGGCCGTGCCATTTGTGTAGGCCGTGAATGAGATTTGTGAGGTAGTGGGAGTCGTTGTCGTCGAAGTTGAGGCTGATTTTCAGAACGCCCGCGTCCTGAAGGTGGCGTTGGACGCTGCCAACGTGCGATTGGTCATGGGCGGAATCAAGCCTTGGGGCTTGGAGGTATGGGATATTGGCTGTATAGATAAGCCTTTCGTTAGCTAAATTTAAACAATAAGGGTCCAAACTGAAATCTTAAACAAGCTTACATACCGAGTGGCGAAAGCGCAGGAGCAGCCGACCGGATCGACGTCCCCAGGGCACCGTGGTAGGCTCTGGTCAGGGTACGAAGCATTTTGTAACGAATGGATGGATATGTAgtactatactatatctcTTGAATGATTGTTGATTGACTTCCCATGTTTCTCTCGTTGCGAATAGGTCTATATAAGTTTGTTCCTATCAGCGGAATACCGCCCTCTCGAGCTCATCCTACGTGCAATTCCGTTCCGCTTCATCCCTTGCATCGTTACTGCTAATTTACTTCTTGGCTTACGGAGTACCGCGGTGGCCTACGTACACCTCTCCCCATCTCCAGGGTAGGAATGTCTTGGCAGGATGACGGGTATCATCCAAATGCCCCAGAAGATCACCAGAATGTCTTGGCTTGGGCTTGTCGGTGACGAATGTGACCGCGAATGTGGTTCAATATGAGTTGGAAAAGGGGGTGAGACGACGCAAGGGAGAGCTGATAAGATGGTTGATAATGGAAAAACAAGTGGCTATGGAAACGTCGCTCCATCGAAGGTTCTTTTCTCGCATGCAACTCATCATttaggtatgtatgtacatgaGGTCATGTTCCGGACGAACCAATGTCTGAGGAATATCATCCCAGAATGCTCAAAAGCGGTATGTGCAGTCGTCAGCTCAAATGCATCCTGTCATGCAGAAGAGATAACCCATCACGACCAATTAACCCCCTACGTCCGCTTCTTTCCCAATTAGAACCGATTCTCAGGTGCGATCAGCCGCTGGCCGACCTCTCCGTATGCGCCCTCTACCTCAGTGATCGTCGTACCTTGCACCCAGAATCCCTTGGCGTTCGCCCAGCTCGCCGGCGACGCCACTGCCGCTGCGATGGCCCATGCAACGTCCTCCGGCGAACTCTTGAGCGTGTGGGGCTGAGTGGTGGCCTCCAGCCCTTCCACCATGGAGGTGAGTGTAAGCCAAGGCGCGATCCAGGAAATGGCAATGTTGGCTCGGATAACCTCCTCGATTAGGGCGGTGCTGCGGACAAGACCCAAGACTGCATGTTTGCTAGCGGTATAGAGCGGCTGCGAAGGCACAGGGACATAGGAGCCCGCAGAGCCAGTGACGACGATGCGTCCACCCGCTCCTCTCTGCTTCATGTGATGGATGGCTAATTTTAGTCCGAACACGACCGAGTTGATGTTGACGTCAAAGAGCTGCGTCGAGGGGCGCTCAAGCTTGCCTTCCTTGGTTTCATCTGCCAGGTAATTGTAGCGTGCTTGACTGTTCAGCTGCGCTTGTCGTGAGGGATCTTGGGTCTGGAGCAGGGAGATCTCGGGGTTGATGGCTGCGTTGCACACGACGAGCTCGATTGGCCCGATAGTGTCGATGACCCATTGGAACAGCGCTATCTGTTGGTTCCAGTCGCTGACGTCGCAGGTCTTGTACGTGGCTTGCAGACCGATGGCTTCCACTGCATTCTTTAATGCATCCTCGTGTAAATCAACAAGCACCACGCGGGCGCCGTGGCGGGCGAGGAGATTAGCAGTGGCAAATCCGATGCCACGTGCGGCGCCGGTGATAATAGCTACTTTGTTGGAGACATTCTCCGTGAGAGCGTCGCTGTTTGGCCTCGAGATAGTCGTCATGGTTGAGTGAGTAGTAGTGTGATTGTTGTAGAAGGAACAGGAACCGCGGATTAGGGCAATGTTGAGTACTTATGTTAATTTGTACTACAAACGATGATCCACTTGGCTCTTCGTATTGAATACGCTTGGAACCTCGGCTAAAGCTTGAATAGAAAAGTATAGCTATTTTCATTTGTAACAATATCGAGATGTCTATAGGATGACAAGTATCCACTAGCCCACACTACGAAACTATAGTTCAAATCTCCACAAGAACAAATTGTCGTTACCAAAACAACCATATAGCACTAAGGACATGCCTTGGACACTCTACCTCCACACCTACCAATTAAGTCCCACCATCCAACCCTCACAACTCCCTAATCGCTCGAAAGCGATTCTCCATAGCCCTCCCCGTAAAGCTCCCCAAAGGCGCCGACCCCTCAAACCCATGCGGCAACCCCGGATACAAATGAAACTCAACCGGAATGCCCGCCTTCACAAACTTCAGcacatactccgtatccTCCTTCGCAAAAATATCCAACTGCCCACAATCCATATACAAAGGCGGCAACCCCTCTACAGAGTCCACCCTTGCCGGCGCCGCATACGCCTCAACACGATTCGTCCCAACATCCTTCCCCAAATACGCAGTCCAGCCGGTGATATTATCCTCCGGTGTCCAGAACGCCAATTCACCCGCCTGATTTTCAACACCCCGGTCATCGAG
The sequence above is a segment of the Aspergillus flavus chromosome 4, complete sequence genome. Coding sequences within it:
- a CDS encoding putative gluconate 5-dehydrogenase (unnamed protein product), with the translated sequence MTTISRPNSDALTENVSNKVAIITGAARGIGFATANLLARHGARVVLVDLHEDALKNAVEAIGLQATYKTCDVSDWNQQIALFQWVIDTIGPIELVVCNAAINPEISLLQTQDPSRQAQLNSQARYNYLADETKEGKLERPSTQLFDVNINSVVFGLKLAIHHMKQRGAGGRIVVTGSAGSYVPVPSQPLYTASKHAVLGLVRSTALIEEVIRANIAISWIAPWLTLTSMVEGLEATTQPHTLKSSPEDVAWAIAAAVASPASWANAKGFWVQGTTITEVEGAYGEVGQRLIAPENRF